One segment of Plasmodium vivax chromosome 14, whole genome shotgun sequence DNA contains the following:
- a CDS encoding Protein phosphatase 2C containing protein (encoded by transcript PVX_123245A), with amino-acid sequence MPVVGGAHVIPMTNYTIVSDGYGEKGVKKTYEDEFFICENLKTFNKSLHPNFNFSCFCLIDGHNGKNTATFLKKNLAQELSNSFAANQETYEGTLPIPDHFIRIGVNNACKKIDEKLSVQFPGCRDGATCVIILIKDDYAYIINVGDSSAYLCRFLNNANQAIDLVDIHKPWVLSEKERIIKHGGRIENGRVNDIIDVTRAFGDLMLKKYGLLCTGTFKKFKISPDDNFIIMGTDGFFSFVDVNHITNEIVALSRKEERMVNVEKKKAVFDAKNVCRIMVEHALVDKKSQDNVTVILIKFLHK; translated from the exons ATGCCAGTAGTCGGAGGAGCACACGTAATACCCATga CGAATTACACAATCGTCAGTGATGGGTACGGGGAAAAGGGCGTAAAGAAGACCTATGAAGATGAGTTTTTTATCTGCGAAAATTTGAAGACATTCAACAAGAGCTTGCACcccaattttaatttttc ctgcTTTTGCCTGATCGATGGACATAACGGAAAAAACACGGCcacttttttgaagaaaaatctGGCACAGGAATTGTCGAACAGTTTTGCGGCCAATCAGGAGACCTACGAGGGGACTCTTCCAATACCAGACCACTTCATCAGAATT gGTGTAAATAATGCGTGCAAAAAAATCGACGAAAAATTATCCGTGCAGTTTCCCGGGTGCAGAG ACGGAGCCACatgtgtaattattttaattaaggATGATTATgcgtatataataaatgtagGAGACTCATCGGCGTATCTGTGCAGATTTTTGAATAATGCCAACCAAG CTATAGACCTAGTGGATATCCATAAGCCGTGGGTGCTGTCCGAAAAGGAGAGGATCATCAAACATGGTGGGAGGATTGAGAATGGCCGAGTGAATGACATTATCGATGTGACGAGGGCCTTTGGGGATCTTAT GCTGAAGAAATACGGGTTGCTCTGCACAGGGACAttcaaaaaattcaaaatcAGCCCCGAcgataattttattatcatgGGCACCGATGGCTTCTTCAGCTTTGTGGACGTGAACCATATAACGAATGAGATAGTGGCTTTGTCCAGGAAG GAAGAAAGGATGGTAAATgttgaaaagaagaaagcaGTGTTTGACGCCAAAAATGTGTGTAGAATTATGGTTGAGCATGCCCTTGTGGATAAGAAGTCGCAG GACAACGTCACCGTTATTTTGATAAAGTTCttacacaaataa
- a CDS encoding hypothetical protein, conserved (encoded by transcript PVX_123250A) gives MKTQKGLFRRYAKQVIQKLIKYTKNYVKDITDEINVKSFKKYKYNFFFEFIGSFIFVFFISVYMLNSNQNEEYVIKHTKQINPYKNNDIFIPGDNLFDNEINNVQYGNDLNGPTNVASILLEQKDKGEDATFKTKEEHSNVGPMVSKAEGNNRTNRLNGSENIEYVAEETKESLVHTHEMGDGTSEEYSTNDRQKSVNGVSGNNDVLRSVEKDETKKTDSPNGYAERSGNQQEVLTQSEKHSEGVVEKGTAGDVEGGGNRDTQSGQLEAKKQEEKNAKELTKEGLTQERLTQEGLTQEGLTQEGPPQEGLTRNVGTVIFKDHVNEFSKIKLNDINNIDLGDIDKYEVMKDSGNKNNSNHAVYSFFGCLIYVLFVILGAHINPAYTYALWLVEPKKYGFVITTCYVTFQYFGGILASILCAHMYGSIFIYALLPKKEIMKTFFCEFISTFLLTLLLLSLYNYKKKFMEENKNENSLIFNTAKGKNMTSLYSFSSYEDMYGSDAFNSCNWGGRNEKIFFHVDNKYIKYAMNHIFYLLFIFFSLLFFVFVTNTTLNPMFSTSTLYTYLYFKFFQANGSFNISSVVLSFLSVSKILQLVKLYITSLPLWIGPYVGSAFATAFMKLFREGEEEIVNVIDTNVYSSNKGNERMPLIGKHNVKRNAYLVEYDDNIHHNLSNYLIPSVF, from the coding sequence aTGAAAACGCAAAAAGGCCTATTCAGAAGGTATGCGAAGCAGGTCATCCAGAAACTCATAAagtatacaaaaaattacgtaAAAGATATAACTGATGAGATAAATGTAAAATCATTTAAGAAATACAagtacaacttttttttcgaatttaTTGGatcctttatttttgtttttttcatttctgtgTATATGTTAAATTCAAACCAAAATGAGGAATACGTAATTAAACACACGAAGCAGATTAACCCATACAAAAACAACGACATATTTATCCCAGGCGACAATCTCTTCGATAACGAAATCAACAATGTGCAGTACGGAAATGATTTAAATGGGCCAACAAATGTGGCGAGTATTTTACTGGAACAGAAGGATAAAGGAGAGGATGCAACTTTTAAAACGAAGGAGGAACACTCCAACGTGGGCCCAATGGTTAGCAAAGCGGAAGGGAATAATCGCACAAATCGCCTGAATGGGTCAGAAAATATTGAATATGTAGCGGAAGAAACAAAGGAGAGCCTtgtgcacacacatgagATGGGAGATGGAACCTCCGAGGAATATTCCACGAATGATAGACAGAAAAGTGTAAACGGGGTAAGTGGAAATAATGACGTGTTGAGATCTGTGGAGAAGGATGAGACGAAAAAGACGGATTCCCCAAATGGATACGCTGAAAGGAGCGGAAATCAGCAGGAAGTTCTAACACAGTCAGAGAAACACTCCGAGGGGGTAGTAGAAAAGGGCACCGCTGGAGATGTtgaaggagggggaaacagAGACACACAAAGTGGCCAACTCGAAGCAAAGAagcaggaagaaaaaaacgcgaagGAACTAACCAAGGAGGGACTCACCCAGGAAAGACTCACCCAGGAGGGACTCACCCAGGAGGGACTTACCCAGGAAGGACCCCCCCAGGAGGGACTCACCAGAAATGTCGGAACGGTCATTTTTAAAGACCATGTGAACGAATTCAGCAAGATAAAATTAAACGACATTAACAACATCGATTTGGGGGATATTGATAAATACGAAGTGATGAAAGATtctggaaataaaaataatagcaaCCATGCAGTTTACTCCTTCTTTGGGTGTTTAATATATGTCTTATTTGTAATATTAGGGGCACACATCAATCCTGCATATACCTACGCGTTATGGCTAGTGGAGCCCAAAAAATACGGATTTGTAATCACCACGTGTTACGTTACATTTCAGTACTTTGGGGGCATTTTGGCAAGTATCCTATGCGCACATATGTACGGAAGTATATTTATCTATGCACTGttaccaaaaaaggaaattatgaaaacgtttttttgtgaatttatTTCCACCTTTCTGCTAACCCTACTGTTGTTAAGTTtgtataattacaaaaaaaaatttatggaagaaaataaaaatgaaaattcgctcatttttaacacggcgaaggggaaaaatatgacGTCACTGTACTCGTTCAGCAGTTATGAAGATATGTACGGAAGTGATGCTTTTAATTCATGTAACTGGGGAggcagaaatgaaaaaattttctttcacGTGgacaataaatatataaaatatgcaatgaatcatatattttatttactgttcatttttttttctttactcttttttgtttttgtaacGAACACGACGTTAAATCCAATGTTCTCCACGTCCACACTGTACACTTATTTAtactttaaattttttcaagcGAATGGTTCTTTTAATATCTCTTCCGTTGTGTTATCCTTTTTAAGTGtttcaaaaatattgcaGTTGGTGAAATTGTACATTACGTCGTTGCCCCTGTGGATAGGGCCGTATGTCGGGTCCGCCTTTGCGACAGCCTTTATGAAATTGTTcagggaaggagaagaagaaattgtTAATGTGATTGACACCAATGTGTATAGCAGTAACAAAGGGAATGAGAGGATGCCGCTGATAGGGAAACATAACGTCAAGCGAAATGCCTACCTTGTGGAATATGACGATAATATTCACCATAATTTGAGCAACTACTTAATTCCGAGTGTCTTTTAA
- a CDS encoding hypothetical protein, conserved (encoded by transcript PVX_123260A): MGTCTSSLRNKTRKTNPPSSRTFKDRKNTRRRLSISTKGELPNDTDEIKRSIQELKDNEDRFKESSENDSHTKVEITPVKEEEGKKCEEIKKKIKNRSSVAGVRASHFQEDFEKKCVKIKGEVDKLNENGIGYVCRKGLKPESPNQDDFTIITTENLALYAIFDGHGPYGHDVSNYVQKELPYMIIKNENFLKNPKEVFTNAFLSIHANIEKTTNAYLEEFANKHKGNSKGGNSKRLPLNKQRNSSVVSTHFDLNMKQLGNSDDEEEEDDDDDDDDDDDDDDDDDNNLSENSNSGDKDRYGHTDSDSNSDSDHHNDSDDNEGAKNSHLKVKKSESKKRANEKDSTKREKGQTLNKKKKKKKKKKEAYFDSTMSGTTATIIVHLFQEKKLYVAYVGDSRAVLGRRKKGFPNVLEAFDLTKDHKPNSAAEKKRIINSGGQVLKLEGDIPYRVFLKNKFYPGLAMSRAIGDTIGHQIGIISEPDFMEININEDEDILVLICSDGVWEFISSEEAINLIYEFGYDNVQDAVENLAKESWDRWLNEEENIVDDITIQAIYLSEKCKKKKNKK; this comes from the exons atgGGTACATGCACCTCTTCACTAAGAAACAAAACTCGTAAAACAAACCCACCATCCAGCAGAACAT TCAAAGACAGAAAGAACACAAGAAGGAGACTCTCCATCAGCACAAAGGGAGAACTGCCAAATGACACGGACGAAATAAAGAGAAGCATTCAAGAGCTGAAGGACAATGAAGATAGGTTTAAAGAATCATCGGAAAATGATTCGCATACAAAAGTGGAAATAACCCCagtgaaggaagaagagggaaaaaaatgtgaagagataaaaaaaaaaataaaaaatagatcGTCCGTAGCAGGAGTGAGAGCATCCCATTTTCAAGAAGATTTCGAAAAGAAgtgtgtaaaaattaaaggtgAAGTTgacaaattaaatgaaaatggaaTAGGCTACGTATGCAGAAAAGGGTTAAAGCCGGAAAGCCCTAATCAGGATGATTTTACAATTATCACGACGGAGAACTTAGCTctttatgccatttttgatGGCCATGGGCCATATGGACATGATGTGTCCAATTATGTGCAAAAGGAATTACCCTACATGATTATAAAGAacgaaaattttttaaaaaatccgAAAGAGGTCTTCACGAATGCCTTCCTAAGTATTCATGCCAACATAGAAAAAACGACCAATGCATATTTGGAAGAGTTTGCCAACAAACACAAGGGAAACAGCAAAGGTGGGAACAGCAAAAGGCTCCCATTGAACAAGCAGAGGAACAGCTCCGTCGTAAGTACTCACTTCGATTTAAATATGAAACAGCTGGGCAACTCGGatgacgaagaggaggaagacgacgatgatgacgacgatgatgacgacgatgatgacgacgatgatgataaCAATCTTAGCGAAAACTCCAATTCAGGCGACAAAGACAGGTATGGCCACACCGATAGTGACAGCAACAGTGATAGTGACCACCACAACGATAGTGATGATAATGAGGGTGCGAAGAATTCCCATttgaaggtgaaaaaaagcgAATCCAAGAAACGCGCGAACGAGAAGGATAGcaccaaaagggagaagggACAAacattaaacaaaaaaaagaaaaaaaaaaagaaaaaaaaagaagcctATTTTGATAGCACAATGAGTGGAACCACGGCAACAATAATAGTCCATCTTTTTcaggaaaagaaattatacGTGGCTTATGTGGGGGATTCTAGGGCCGTACTGGgcaggaggaaaaaaggatttcCAAATGTGCTGGAGGCCTTCGATCTGACGAAAGATCATAAACCCAATTCCGCGGCTgagaagaaaagaattataaattCCGGTGGCCAAGTATTGAAGCTCGAGGGGGACATACCCTACcgcgtttttttaaaaaataagttttacCCGGGCTTGGCCATGTCAAG AGCCATTGGAGACACGATCGGCCACCAGATAGGTATAATTTCCGAGCCCGATTTCATGGAAATTAACATTAACGAAGATGAAGACATCCTCGTTTTGATATGCAGTGACGGAGTGTGGGAATTCATTTCTTCGGAGGAGGCCATTAACCTGATCTACGAATTTGGATACGACAAT GTTCAAGACGCAGTGGAGAACTTAGCCAAGGAATCCTGGGACCGCTGGCTaaacgaagaggaaaacattGTGGATGACATAACCATACAAGCTATATATTTAtcagaaaaatgcaaaaaaaaaaaaaataaaaaataa
- a CDS encoding hypothetical protein, conserved (encoded by transcript PVX_123265A), whose translation MKSSLKWEKRFFAPLLCRRCYMSNSEISKFKIRKSSREDGPKEMKKPSKVGNAGRGKHTCSDLTTPFEIYKWSHILNTKNERLIDDVIRQVEGKKKKSIAEKRAGKGAEKCSPHRNTTISTSKKDTLNMHRSDSIGSSLDLHRAAHRYHIVINDKENDMYVENEISTFFSNMMNTLEDRLHNNPSAMRLLKRAKQNESHIFYYLYNNFKIARVLPYKCFWHYEYAEDIFPADHSPNEEGQDNEYLFKNIDLNKLDLLLRGEEDMLSGAPKKRSTKLEGKYDGDRRDNPDEQQGGGNHKFEFARREEGALRKSETYHAAGQSYTWIGRIAKETPSGRTAVSSDVTSDVRTQRGYHFLTTPLGNKPPDNPPWMNPKRFLSTVDTSNNASALHERGSPIFHGAEKLEDIDIASQGDGIKGGNWGSTVERENLSTPKRDILKGGAGHTNTCTAAKAKKDKRVHMEGEEQNDEGKVSLGNMVDEQDFNYDIDVLNNKIIRVDKSERTNFKISKVPVSPLSRATVFGKVLLDIARNSSVEYIKSRLANGFGGGTDANSGRGGTIVSEKNAEILANGLSKMRGVVLKLGQMISLQDEHLSPILGKALKLVCNSADVMPMSQLKSVLKKELGEDYEKKFDSFDYVPFASASIGQVHKAKINNRNVAVKIQYPGVYESIDSDMKNLLLINQYTNLILKNLYIENVCREIKKELKCECDYINEAKYYVLFKNIFQNSKYFYVPSVYTEYVTKHVLVTSYVEGITLDEVAERFPQAIRDSIGQRILYLCLHELFVFKIMNTDPNLGNFLYDQERDKLCLIDFGATRFYKNEFVDNYLRLVKASVEEDQSKIYHYSYELNFFVGKEIEEMKNSHIKSVILVGEPFKSPVYDFANNDIAKQIYKLLPKIIYNRLVPPRSEIYTLHRKLSGSFLICMKLKAKVKAAHIFNSIYDNYKFTTEDTYLRGRLRTW comes from the coding sequence ATGAAAAGCTCTCTAAAATGGGAGAAGcgtttttttgcgcctttgCTGTGTAGAAGGTGTTACATGAGCAATAGCGAAATAAGTAAATTTAAAATCAGAAAAAGTAGCCGTGAGGATGGCCcaaaagaaatgaagaagcccAGTAAGGTGGGGAAcgcggggagggggaaacacaCCTGTAGCGATTTAACAACCCCATTCGAAATATACAAATGGTCGCACATTCTGAACACGAAAAATGAGAGGTTAATAGATGACGTGATAAGGcaagtggaaggaaaaaagaaaaaaagtatagCGGAAAAAAGAGCGGGAAAAGGAGCAGAAAAGTGTAGCCCGCATAGGAATACCACGATCAGTACAAGCAAAAAGGACACTCTGAATATGCACCGTAGCGATAGCATAGGCAGCTCGCTGGACTTACACAGAGCTGCCCATCGCTACCACATCGTAATAAATGACAAGGAAAATGACATGTATGTGGAAAACGAAATAagcacctttttttccaacatGATGAATACCCTGGAAGACCGCTTGCATAACAACCCATCAGCGATGAGGTTGCTAAAAAGGGCAAAGCAAAACGAGTCGCACATATTTTACTACCTCTAtaataatttcaaaattgcaCGTGTGTTAccatataaatgtttttgGCACTATGAATATGCTGAGGATATTTTCCCCGCAGATCATTCGCCAAATGAGGAAGGACAGGATAATGAGTACTTGTTCAAAAATATAGATTTAAATAAACTAGACTTATTGctcaggggggaagaggacaTGCTAAGTGgcgcgccaaaaaaaaggagcaccaAGTTAGAGGGCAAATATGATGGGGATAGAAGGGACAATCCGGATGAACAGCAGGGGGGTGGTAATCACAAATTTGAATTTGCCCGTCGGGAAGAAGGGGCTTTACGTAAGAGCGAAACGTACCACGCGGCAGGACAGAGTTATACCTGGATTGGCCGAATTGCGAAAGAAACGCCAAGTGGCCGCACGGCGGTTAGCAGCGATGTTACCAGCGATGTGCGCACACAAAGGGGCTACCATTTTTTGACAACCCCGTTGGGGAACAAACCTCCAGATAATCCCCCCTGGATGAACCCCAAAAGGTTTCTCTCCACCGTCGACACGTCGAATAATGCAAGCGCTTTACACGAAAGGGGATCCCCAATTTTCCACGGTGCTGAAAAATTAGAAGATATTGACATTGCGAGCCAAGGTGATGGcataaaaggggggaactgGGGCAGCACCgtcgaaagggaaaatttgAGCACCCCCAAAAGGGACATTTTGAAGGGAGGCGCGGGCCATACTAACACATGCACTGCCGCAAAGGCGAAGAAAGATAAACGTGTACATatggagggggaagagcaaaatgatgAGGGAAAGGTAAGTCTCGGGAACATGGTGGATGAGCAGGACTTCAATTACGACATTGACgttttaaataacaaaataatacgCGTGGATAAATCCGAAAGGACAAATTTCAAAATCAGCAAAGTGCCCGTGTCGCCCCTCAGCAGGGCCACCGTGTTTGGAAAGGTCCTGTTGGACATTGCGAGGAATAGCAGCGTGGAGTACATTAAGAGTAGGTTGGCCAACGGGTTTGGAGGAGGAACCGATGCAAATAGTGGTAGGGGCGGCACAATTGTGAGCGAGAAGAACGCGGAAATTCTGGCAAACGGGCTGAGCAAAATGAGAGGAGTAGTCCTAAAGTTGGGCCAAATGATCAGCTTGCAAGACGAGCATCTGTCACCCATTTTGGGGAAGGCCCTAAAACTGGTGTGCAATTCAGCGGATGTAATGCCCATGAGCCAATTAAAAAGTGTTCTAAAAAAAGAGTTGGGGGAGGACTATGAAAAGAAATTCGACTCGTTTGATTATGTCCCTTTTGCAAGTGCATCCATAGGACAAGTCCataaggcaaaaataaataatagaaaCGTGGCAGTGAAAATTCAGTACCCAGGGGTGTACGAGTCCATCGATAGTGACATGAAAAATCTGCTACTCATTAATCAGTATACCAATTTGatactaaaaaatttatatattgaaaatgTGTGTAGAGAAATTAAGAAGGAATTAAAATGTGAATGTGATTATATTAACGAAGCAAAATATTAtgtcctttttaaaaatatttttcaaaatagcaaatatttttacgtcCCTTCTGTGTACACTGAGTATGTGACGAAACACGTGTTGGTAACATCCTACGTGGAAGGCATAACCCTAGATGAAGTCGCAGAGAGGTTCCCACAAGCCATTCGAGATTCCATAGGCCAAAGAATTCTTTACCTCTGTTTACACGAATTATTTgtctttaaaattatgaacacgGATCCTAATttgggaaattttttatacgaCCAAGAAAGGGACAAGTTATGCTTAATCGATTTTGGGGCCACCagattttacaaaaatgaatttgTTGATAACTATTTAAGGCTTGTGAAAGCATCCGTGGAGGAAGACCAATCAAAAATTTATCACTATTCCTATgagcttaatttttttgtaggtaaagaaattgaagaaatgaaaaattcgCACATCAAATCGGTGATCCTTGTGGGGGAACCCTTCAAATCTCCAGTGTACGATTTTGCCAATAATGATATTGCCAAGCAGATATATAAGCTGTTGcccaaaattatttacaataGGTTGGTACCCCCCCGGTCTGAAATTTACACGCTGCATAGAAAGTTATCCGGCTCCTTCTTAATTTGCATGAAGCTGAAGGCGAAGGTGAAGGCCGCGCATATCTTTAACTCCATTTATGACAATTATAAGTTCACGACGGAGGATACCTATTTGCGGGGTAGACTGAGGACCTGGTAG
- a CDS encoding 50S ribosomal protein L33, putative (encoded by transcript PVX_123270A; Apicoplast targeted protein. Curated by Stuart Ralph, Walter and Eliza Hall Institute of Medical Research, Australia.): MKKCDIFFLYLIFFVLTTIKRCQPFIIPNNTKMVNGPLLKSCCRSKRVVTIFGKKKKNRKVVVIECTEARKYGKQPSRYVTEKNKVNTPKKLQLYKYNKYLKRRTLHVEIK, translated from the exons atgaaaaaatgtgacatttttttcttatatttaatttttttcgttctaaCCACTATCAAACGTTGCCAACCGTTTATAATTCCAAACAACACAAAAATGGTGAACGGCCCTCTTCTGAAAAGCTGCTGCAGGAGCAAGCGAGTTG TAACcatttttgggaaaaaaaaaaagaacaggAAAGTTGTTGTCATAGAATGCACTGAAGCAAGGAAGTACGGGAAGCAGCCGTCGAGATATGTGacagagaaaaataaagtaaacaCACCGAAGAAGTTGCAGCTGTACaagtataataaatatcTTAAAAGAAGAACATTACACGTAGAAATTAAGTAA
- a CDS encoding acyl CoA binding protein, putative (encoded by transcript PVX_123275A), producing the protein MSMADLFEKCVSFINALPKSEMISLENKLLLYKYFKQSTVGNCNIGAPSMFKLQERKKYEAWKSIENMSKEEAKNKYVETVKSLYPDWDKGV; encoded by the coding sequence ATGAGCATGGCCGACTTGTTTGAAAAGTGCGTTTCCTTCATCAACGCGCTTCCCAAAAGTGAAATGATATccttggaaaataaattactttTGTACAAATACTTTAAGCAAAGCACAGTTGGAAACTGTAACATAGGTGCACCAAGCATGTTTAAGCTtcaggaaagaaaaaaatatgaagcaTGGAAATCAATAGAAAACATGAGCAAAGAGGAAGCAAAGAACAAGTATGTCGAAACGGTTAAGAGTTTGTACCCAGACTGGGACAAGGGagtttaa